Proteins encoded in a region of the Xylocopa sonorina isolate GNS202 chromosome 1, iyXylSono1_principal, whole genome shotgun sequence genome:
- the LOC143426317 gene encoding abscission/NoCut checkpoint regulator, whose product MSCNICQTKFSFFTKEVACPGCGFAYCNKCLKYKCNIPDRGVKKVCGRCFNKHNFSTTNSSSNNNVKMSNEQEEAMAPVDITKKLDSLENPAKPPIVMYTHTNHWDKFKKGLEPADQEIVDRLQKLKEEDNKSTTLSVDEIKRRLALLKDEDPDVNQQRINIHRVDTRTDQQKADDLIQEYFDQLELSSGSDSVSEIQARLRSLQDITDKPRQHSTNDLDDDEKQVTKTLIAKALAEAELEKKYKEDVDEIEVEAARQTDDEDEKPSCVMCDQTEDLQRCSGCHGDLYCTVCFEDNHDDFEMRKHKREPA is encoded by the exons ATGTCGTGCAATATTTGTCAGACGAAGTTTTCTTTTTTCACGAAAGAA GTTGCTTGCCCAGGCTGCGGCTTTGCATATTGCAACAAGTGCCTCAAATATAAATGTAACATTCCAGATAGAGGTGTGAAAAAGGTCTGCGGACGTTGTTTTAATAAGCACAATTTTTCTACGACCAATTCCAGTTCTAATAACAACGTCAAAATGTCTAACGAGCAAGAAGAGGCCATGGCTCCGGTAGACATCACGAAAAA ATTAGACTCATTGGAGAACCCAGCGAAGCCTCCTATCGTAATGTACACGCACACCAATCATTGGGACAAGTTTAAGAAGGGCTTGGAGCCAGCCGATCAGGAGATTGTTGATAGATTACAGAAATTAAAGGAGGAAGACAACAAGTCTACGACTTTAAGCGTGGATGAGATAAAAAGGAGATTGGCATTGCTGAAAGACGAAGATCCGGATGTTAACCAGCAGAGAATAAAT ATACATCGTGTGGATACCAGAACAGATCAACAAAAGGCAGACGACTTGATACAAGAGTATTTCGACCAATTGGAGCTATCCTCGGGTagcgattcggttagcgaaatccAGGCACGATTAAGATCGTTGCAAGATATCACCGATAAACCCAGGCAACACTCCACGAATGATCTCGACGACGATGAGAAACAAGTAACGAAAACACTGATTGCGAAAGCGTTGGCGGAAGCGGAGTTAGAAAAGAAGTATAAAGAAGATGTAGATGAAATCGAGGTGGAG GCAGCAAGACAGACTGATGATGAGGATGAGAAACCTAGTTGCGTAATGTGCGATCAAACGGAAGATTTGCAACGATGTTCCGGTTGCCACGGTGACCTTTATTGCACCGTATGCTTTGAAGATAATCACGACGATTTTGAGATGAGAAAGCACAAAAGGGAGCCAGCATAA